One stretch of Deinococcus hopiensis KR-140 DNA includes these proteins:
- a CDS encoding PKD domain-containing protein, producing MLHRPPLPWSARSGPPLPMWLRPLDSAWRRLALLLALLAFSQAAAQQSVTLQLPSSSFVGTAVTAQMTAPGLTGGTASYTLEWGDGGRDPVTFTSPPTPQSATHVYTAPGSYTAVLRSAAGAPAATAGITVMERCQIALTPSPATPGQAVTANLSNLMTQTRAPHTLDWGDGTRVVLPLGQPTASVTKAGGYAQPGSYTVTVQTAAGDTLCSAPVAVAASAPTLGVTPVSGNVGDPFTAALGNLLAGVPYTLDWGDGTVENVSGAGTLTRIHSYAAAGTYTVKLAAVGAAPSVAVQAVTVTAPTPTLSVTPTSALVGESVTASVGNAAPGLELDWGDNASSPAGASVKHSYSAPGTYTVQLVRGGRAVPGVAPVAVTVTLNTPDFTVSPGSAPPGAPFTATLGRVVAGVTYTLDWGDGTVEGVTGSGTAARTHSYADPSVYSVKLTAPGQPPTVLTVTVTLPAPTLAVNPQTGVLPGDPVEATLDSLIAGTAYTLDWGDGTQEKVTGSGAAKRTHAYTKAGVYVVRVFAGSVSSPAVTVQVGAVSCPTLTTSETPVRLWAPVEYAFSGLPAGRTVTVDWGDGSAASTVDTGRSLEVRAKHTYAATGTFQVSLSVTAQGGAPQPLPCKLPVVVTAPQAALGVVPPNPRVGEQVALTVNGVPSGTALRVDWGDGSGPDTLTQSAEGQRLGTHVYRKDGTYVVKVNLTDGTLLGTTPVTVNVPPSTLTVTPDRAGQPSLIDLSDLVTDPGYSYSLDFGDGSSQPVANTTAAAQVKHVYAQSGVYPVTLRAQGYDFGSRVVAQGVANIGVAVGVNTFSAEVRAAAAPGQPLPGTGTPAPTPVDVAQNAQAASVVTLNVEGAGTLRVRWTWTRLDAKDAATGTPVVLDTRDVTLKAGLNTAQVTLPTTTAGRYALKVENLGNPSDPKVPPGANVSVQVVNIAGTAPPKLLLVGEGDHQFRFTILSLILLDKDKVTGAPKAFDPNNFWAKVQIEGGTLAVGSLGVPLAARDVSKLKVTVDGDTATLKEGDFSMFAQGAEKDGSFRAPLPDLFPMQLKVKEVAFGPAGAALKSAVVTSPDYEAAPFTLYLKKLIDQKVQKDPKMPMGPDDLLDIFSNELFDQALNFKNGENGQPVLTPTLTPGGVGLGKRGTILAAARSRRAGDEPLAFAPNALTSGDPLLATGTGYGTFKGAGLLDQAAKAGVNTGYGIGLPPGTVQGGVLNVSTLLGAVNVEDLDLVLGKGQFDFLRFPELYLDNHGALVSARVVHGVSQASFPSTVNSSGGKLHLGDSGLAMDATGSAANSIYLDLDPNSSVQPHGYGEGPTRTGQGQSGQGGLIQALSTDTADQATLLRETYGGAPAAVRVPDVGPAWQGLLWLSNNIQVSQIKSLDVLKGKGQGVNAAPMDVNLKKKVPVSFGKGGWNLNVDADVAASKNPPFHDWVFSTSHIKVVVVRSNLLRSIQAASVGPLPFVGGGILTGTLDGTKFTPDQAGLTRAYGPDGSFTATSINFKDQGPEAGTFHLAGSFDLSRVSPGLKLKCSDLKISAKLGNISMSTCDAAAVVGERTFAGTKMTVVPAGVKFDKDDKTGEGLLLLNGKVNLGETGQAGQNITTPAFFALRASASDYTLSLHTDKFAQDVKSAEGQALNLGFEAQDQNLTGVGAQAIGAGPTGLANQDMRFDTGEMKIGDNFAMQIKGLFGRSGNQSHWYVLASGKSKEGLAFGGLKVYEVYGGMAYNLGWNPGAGSSMKFSDIQKEPTAASGLTLAAGVVGDLGDSTVVHAAALVLLKPADLKLDFAGDAYLLVDGGINAGYRKGIKPQGRFHGSLGLDGLKLSLCVGPVAKTDMVDCTDLQPLAVAKGVVQIQGPAELEISKTPHIYIGTYKGTGDKVCKPYLEADCAALYRLSRVSATVDLKVAKPVVDGYVMLGWLDANRTPPLNEDGTSLSGVGLTAGAAVDYKYHAEGSEDALFCTAYWKFDARLYAAVDAGLTVVPAKLAGQLALSASASVSGKLCGVGGSVSAALDVTAKFTLTPDSGTVNGKAHVFISLPVVPDVDATFDTGTITIY from the coding sequence GCGCGCCGCACACCCTGGACTGGGGCGACGGCACCCGCGTGGTGCTGCCCCTGGGACAGCCCACCGCGAGCGTGACGAAAGCGGGCGGCTATGCGCAGCCAGGCAGCTACACAGTGACCGTGCAGACGGCGGCGGGCGACACCCTCTGCTCGGCCCCCGTGGCCGTGGCGGCCTCCGCACCGACCCTGGGGGTCACGCCCGTGAGCGGCAATGTGGGCGATCCCTTCACCGCTGCGCTGGGGAACCTGCTCGCCGGAGTGCCCTACACGCTCGACTGGGGCGACGGCACCGTGGAAAACGTCAGTGGCGCAGGGACCCTGACCCGCATCCACAGCTACGCGGCGGCGGGAACGTACACGGTGAAGTTGGCGGCGGTGGGGGCCGCGCCCTCGGTGGCCGTACAGGCTGTAACGGTGACGGCCCCCACGCCCACGCTGAGCGTGACGCCCACCTCGGCGTTGGTGGGCGAGAGCGTGACCGCCTCGGTGGGGAACGCCGCACCCGGCCTGGAGCTTGACTGGGGCGACAACGCCTCCTCGCCCGCCGGGGCGAGTGTGAAGCACAGCTACTCCGCGCCCGGCACCTACACCGTTCAGCTGGTGCGCGGCGGGCGGGCGGTGCCCGGCGTGGCCCCCGTCGCCGTGACCGTGACGCTCAACACCCCCGACTTCACCGTGTCGCCCGGGAGCGCGCCGCCCGGAGCCCCCTTCACCGCCACCCTGGGGCGGGTGGTCGCGGGCGTGACGTACACACTGGACTGGGGCGACGGCACCGTGGAGGGCGTGACGGGGAGCGGTACCGCGGCGCGGACCCACAGCTACGCGGACCCCAGCGTGTACAGCGTGAAGCTCACCGCTCCCGGCCAGCCCCCCACCGTCCTCACCGTGACGGTCACGCTTCCCGCGCCCACCCTGGCGGTGAACCCACAAACGGGAGTGCTGCCTGGCGACCCCGTGGAGGCCACCCTGGACAGCCTGATCGCCGGAACCGCGTACACCCTCGACTGGGGCGACGGCACGCAGGAGAAGGTGACCGGCAGCGGCGCCGCCAAACGCACGCACGCCTACACCAAGGCCGGCGTGTACGTGGTGCGCGTCTTTGCAGGCTCCGTGTCCAGCCCGGCCGTCACCGTGCAGGTGGGGGCCGTGTCCTGCCCCACGCTCACCACGTCTGAGACGCCAGTGCGGCTGTGGGCCCCGGTGGAGTACGCCTTCAGCGGCCTCCCCGCAGGCCGGACCGTCACGGTTGACTGGGGTGACGGCAGCGCGGCGAGCACCGTGGACACGGGACGCAGCCTGGAGGTGAGGGCAAAGCATACCTACGCCGCCACCGGTACCTTCCAGGTCAGCCTCAGCGTGACGGCCCAGGGCGGCGCACCCCAACCCCTGCCGTGCAAACTGCCCGTCGTTGTGACCGCGCCCCAGGCGGCTCTGGGCGTGGTGCCCCCGAATCCGCGCGTGGGGGAACAGGTGGCGCTGACCGTCAACGGGGTGCCCAGTGGAACGGCCCTGCGCGTGGACTGGGGCGACGGGAGCGGGCCCGACACGCTCACCCAGAGCGCGGAGGGACAGCGTCTGGGCACCCACGTCTACCGCAAGGACGGCACGTATGTGGTCAAGGTCAATCTGACGGACGGCACCCTCCTGGGCACCACGCCCGTCACGGTGAACGTGCCTCCCTCCACGCTGACGGTCACCCCGGACCGGGCCGGGCAACCCAGCCTCATTGACCTCTCGGACCTCGTCACAGACCCCGGGTACAGCTACAGCCTGGACTTTGGGGACGGCTCGTCGCAGCCCGTGGCAAACACCACGGCCGCAGCACAAGTTAAACATGTGTACGCCCAGAGCGGCGTCTACCCCGTGACCCTGCGTGCCCAGGGTTACGACTTCGGTTCCCGTGTGGTGGCGCAGGGCGTGGCGAATATCGGCGTGGCCGTGGGCGTGAATACCTTCTCCGCTGAGGTCCGCGCCGCCGCCGCTCCCGGCCAGCCGCTTCCGGGCACCGGCACGCCCGCCCCCACCCCCGTGGACGTGGCGCAGAACGCGCAGGCCGCTTCGGTGGTCACGCTGAACGTGGAGGGCGCAGGCACCTTGCGCGTGCGCTGGACCTGGACGCGGCTGGACGCGAAGGATGCGGCGACGGGCACGCCCGTGGTGCTCGACACCCGCGACGTGACCCTGAAGGCGGGGCTCAACACCGCGCAGGTCACGTTGCCCACCACCACCGCCGGGCGCTACGCCCTGAAGGTGGAGAACCTGGGCAACCCCAGCGACCCCAAGGTGCCCCCCGGAGCGAACGTCAGCGTGCAGGTCGTGAACATCGCGGGCACCGCGCCGCCCAAGCTGCTCCTCGTGGGCGAGGGGGACCACCAGTTCCGCTTTACCATCCTCAGCCTCATCCTGCTCGACAAGGACAAGGTAACGGGCGCGCCCAAGGCGTTTGATCCGAACAACTTCTGGGCCAAGGTCCAGATTGAGGGCGGCACCCTGGCCGTGGGGAGCCTGGGTGTGCCGCTCGCGGCGCGGGACGTCTCCAAGCTCAAGGTGACGGTGGACGGCGACACAGCGACGCTGAAAGAAGGCGACTTTTCAATGTTCGCGCAGGGCGCGGAGAAGGACGGCTCCTTCCGCGCGCCGCTGCCGGACCTCTTCCCCATGCAGCTCAAGGTCAAGGAAGTGGCGTTCGGCCCTGCGGGCGCGGCGCTGAAAAGCGCCGTGGTGACCTCGCCCGACTACGAGGCCGCGCCCTTTACCCTGTACCTCAAGAAGCTGATCGACCAGAAGGTTCAGAAGGACCCCAAGATGCCCATGGGGCCGGACGACCTGCTCGACATCTTTTCCAATGAACTCTTTGATCAGGCGCTCAACTTCAAGAACGGCGAGAATGGTCAGCCCGTTCTCACACCCACCCTCACGCCCGGCGGCGTGGGCCTGGGCAAGCGTGGCACCATCCTCGCGGCGGCTCGGAGCCGCCGCGCGGGGGACGAACCGCTCGCTTTTGCCCCGAACGCGCTGACCTCGGGTGATCCCCTCCTCGCCACCGGCACGGGCTACGGCACCTTCAAGGGCGCAGGCCTGCTGGACCAGGCAGCGAAGGCCGGGGTGAACACGGGCTACGGCATCGGCTTACCCCCGGGGACAGTGCAGGGCGGCGTGCTGAACGTGTCGACCCTCCTCGGCGCGGTGAATGTGGAAGACCTGGACCTCGTGCTGGGCAAAGGGCAGTTCGATTTCCTGCGCTTTCCCGAGCTGTACCTCGACAACCACGGCGCCCTCGTCTCGGCGCGGGTGGTCCATGGGGTGTCGCAGGCGTCCTTTCCCAGCACCGTGAACAGCAGCGGCGGCAAGCTGCACCTCGGCGACTCGGGCCTGGCGATGGACGCCACCGGCTCGGCGGCGAACAGCATCTACCTCGACCTCGATCCCAATTCCAGCGTGCAGCCCCACGGCTACGGCGAGGGACCCACCCGCACCGGCCAGGGGCAGAGCGGGCAGGGCGGCCTCATCCAGGCGCTCTCGACGGACACGGCCGATCAGGCCACCCTCCTGCGCGAGACCTACGGGGGCGCGCCCGCCGCCGTGCGGGTGCCGGACGTGGGGCCCGCGTGGCAGGGCCTGCTGTGGCTCTCGAACAACATTCAGGTGTCGCAGATCAAGAGCCTCGATGTGCTGAAGGGCAAGGGCCAGGGCGTGAACGCCGCGCCGATGGACGTGAACCTCAAGAAGAAGGTGCCCGTCAGCTTCGGCAAGGGCGGCTGGAACCTGAACGTGGACGCGGACGTGGCGGCGAGCAAGAACCCACCCTTCCATGACTGGGTCTTCAGCACCTCGCACATCAAGGTGGTCGTGGTGCGCTCCAACCTGCTCAGGAGCATTCAGGCGGCGAGCGTCGGGCCCCTGCCCTTCGTGGGCGGCGGCATCCTCACCGGCACGCTGGACGGCACCAAGTTTACGCCTGATCAGGCGGGCCTCACGCGCGCCTACGGGCCGGACGGCAGCTTCACGGCCACGTCTATCAACTTCAAGGACCAGGGCCCAGAGGCGGGCACCTTCCACCTCGCGGGCAGCTTCGACCTCTCGCGGGTGTCGCCGGGCCTGAAGCTGAAATGCTCGGACCTCAAGATCAGCGCCAAACTCGGCAACATCTCCATGAGCACGTGCGACGCTGCCGCCGTCGTGGGCGAGCGAACCTTCGCGGGGACCAAGATGACCGTCGTGCCGGCCGGGGTGAAGTTTGACAAGGACGACAAGACGGGGGAGGGGCTGCTGCTGCTGAACGGCAAGGTCAACCTCGGCGAGACCGGGCAGGCGGGCCAGAACATCACCACCCCGGCCTTCTTCGCCCTGCGCGCGAGCGCGAGCGACTACACCCTGAGCCTCCACACCGACAAGTTCGCCCAGGACGTGAAAAGCGCCGAGGGCCAGGCGCTCAACCTGGGCTTCGAGGCCCAGGACCAGAACCTGACTGGCGTGGGCGCGCAGGCCATCGGGGCGGGACCCACCGGTCTCGCCAACCAGGACATGCGCTTCGACACAGGCGAAATGAAGATCGGCGACAACTTCGCCATGCAGATCAAGGGCCTCTTCGGCCGCAGCGGCAACCAGAGCCACTGGTACGTGCTGGCAAGCGGCAAGAGCAAGGAAGGCCTCGCGTTCGGCGGCCTGAAGGTGTACGAGGTCTACGGCGGCATGGCCTACAATCTGGGCTGGAATCCCGGTGCGGGCAGTTCGATGAAGTTCAGCGACATCCAGAAAGAACCCACCGCCGCGTCCGGCCTCACGCTGGCCGCCGGGGTGGTGGGCGACCTGGGCGACTCAACGGTGGTGCACGCGGCGGCACTGGTCTTGCTCAAACCCGCCGACCTCAAGCTCGACTTCGCGGGTGACGCCTACCTGCTCGTGGACGGCGGCATCAACGCGGGGTACCGCAAGGGCATCAAGCCGCAAGGCCGCTTCCACGGCTCGCTGGGGCTCGACGGCCTGAAGCTCTCGCTGTGCGTGGGCCCGGTGGCCAAGACCGACATGGTGGACTGCACGGACTTACAACCCCTGGCGGTGGCGAAGGGCGTGGTGCAGATTCAGGGTCCCGCCGAACTGGAAATCAGCAAGACGCCCCACATCTACATCGGAACGTACAAGGGTACGGGCGATAAAGTGTGCAAGCCCTACCTCGAGGCCGACTGCGCGGCCCTCTACCGCCTGAGCCGCGTGAGCGCCACCGTGGACCTCAAGGTTGCCAAACCCGTTGTGGACGGTTACGTGATGCTGGGCTGGCTGGACGCCAACCGCACGCCGCCCCTGAATGAGGACGGCACGTCGCTCAGCGGCGTCGGCCTCACGGCGGGCGCGGCGGTGGATTACAAGTACCACGCCGAAGGTTCCGAGGATGCCCTTTTCTGTACGGCCTACTGGAAATTTGACGCCCGGCTGTACGCGGCGGTGGACGCAGGACTCACGGTGGTCCCTGCCAAATTGGCCGGCCAACTGGCCCTCTCGGCCAGCGCTTCGGTGAGCGGAAAGCTGTGCGGTGTGGGTGGCAGCGTGAGCGCAGCCCTCGACGTGACGGCCAAATTCACCCTCACGCCGGACTCAGGCACTGTCAATGGCAAGGCCCACGTCTTCATCTCGCTGCCCGTGGTGCCCGACGTAGACGCGACCTTCGACACCGGCACCATCACCATCTACTGA